The Gemmatimonas phototrophica region ACGAACCTCGACGTCCTCAAAAATCAGCAACCGCCGCCCCGCCGCGACATCCGGGAGGGGCGCCGAAGAGAAAGACGACCGACTCCCCCCGACGGCACTGGCGTCCGGAGCCACAGAAGCAGCGGTGGAAACCGCCGGCGGCACCTCCGTGCCGGCAGCCGGCGTGGCCACCGGGGCCGCCGCAGGTGCTCCCCCCGCCACCGCACTCAATCCCGACGCCACCGGCTCGGCGGGCACATCCGTCGCCCGCGGCGCGTCCAGCGTCGTGGCAATGGAGATCTTCCGGTGGTTCACCCGCAGGCCGAGCTGCGCCATGAGCGCGCTTTCGATGTTGCGGACCGTGTTCTTGGGGGGAACCTGATCGGTAGTCAGGACGTGGATTTCATCCACCGCCCCTGAGTCCCCAGGGACGATCCGTACAGAAATGACGCCGGGGAGCGTGGAGATCAGCTCCTCGGCGCGCCTGATAGGAAGGACGCTGCCAGCGATGCTGCCAAGAGCAGATAACGGGCTCGTCATGCCAATGTTGACGGGGATGGACAGGTCAGGCTCCAGAACAGGGGCAAACCGGATGGAAGGGTCCGGCTGTCATGAGAGCGAATATGTGACCAGAACCGCAATCCGGCAAGGCTCAAAATCGCCCAACGCCTTGTCCCGCATGAAGGTAAGGGGTCAGACCTCAAGTTTCCTCTCCGGATCCGTCGGCATCGGCGAACTCCTCTCCCTCATATTCCCTCAGCTTTCGGTACAGCGTTCGCTCGCCAATCCCCAAAAGATCTGCGGCTTTTCTACGGTTTCCGCCCGTATCGCGCAACGCCGCCTGGATAGCCATCCGCTCGATCTGGGACATGGTCATCCCCGGCCCAAGCGTAATGACGGTTGCCGGCGGGGAGTCGTCACGCGGCTCAATCCCGCGCACCATTCCGAATCCGTTCGTCGGCAGCACTTCGGTGAGCCCCGATACGGGCGCGGGTGCCGGTCGCACATCACCAACCCATGCACCAGTTGGCGCAGGACGCGTCTCCACATCCATACGACGACGCAGCTCCTCCACTTGCAGCTTGAGCTCCACCAGCGATCGCACAATAAACTCGAGCTCGCGTCCCTGTGCCCGTTCCGAGCCCTGCACCATGGGTCCCACATGCACTGGCAGCAGGCGCCGTCCACCGGCATCTCGAATGGCGCGCGGAATATCGTCAGACACGATTTCGCGCCCATGTGCAAGCACCACCATACTCTCGACGAGATTGCGCAACTCGCGAACATTTCCCGGCCAGGGATATTCCACCAGCAAGTCCAGTGCATCGCCCGAGATGCCGTGGAATTCGCGATCGTGCATGGCGCTGAATTCCGTCACGAACTTTCGCACGAGGAGCGGAATGTCTTCCTTGCGTTCCCGCAACGGCGGCAGATAGACGCTGAGCACATTGAGCCGATAGAACAGATCGGCACGGAATTGCCCTTCGTCCACGTGTTCGCGCAACGGACGGTTGGTGGCCGCAACGACCCGCACATCCACGGGAATGGTCTGGACACCACCCACCCGCGTGACTTCACGCTCCTCCAGCACCCGCAGCAGCTTCACCTGTGTAGACGACGGGACCTCGCCAATTTCGTCGAGGAACAACGTACCCGTATCGGCCAATTCAAAACGCCCGAGACGACGTTCGGCGGCGCCGGTAAACGAGCCCTTCTCGTGACCGAACAGCTCGCTTTCCAGCAGTGTCTCCGGCAACGCTCCAACATTTACCGCAATGAACGGCTTCCCACGTCGCGGACTGAGGCGATGCACGGCGCGCGCGACCAGCTCCTTGCCAGTGCCGCTCTCCCCTTCAATGAGCACCGTGCTGGTCACGGGCGCGATCTGCTCAATCTTTACCAGCACTTCGCGAATGGCGGCCGACTCGCCAATCAATCCGGTGTCGGCGGCCAGCGCATAGCGCTCCAAACGACGGCGGATACTATCCACGACATCATCAATCACCGCCGGCTTGGGCCACGTCTCCGCGTACCCAATCTCGCGCAGTCGCTCCATCATGAGCGGATCGGCAACATCGGTGAAGCCAATGACCGCCACGTTGTCCCACAGCAACTGCCGGACCAGCGCCACGTTCGCCCCATCCAGCAGCGCCCCCGTCAGCACCAGCACCAGCGGTTGCGCCCGGCGCAGGTCACCGCGCACGTCATCCATAGGAGAAATGGTGACGGTGGTGATGCCTTGCGCCTCCAACGCCGCATTGAGCCGCACCGCCGGCTCAACATCGGTCATCAGAATCGCGACAACACCAGCGGCGCGATCTTCCGCGCCGCTGCGACGCCCCACCGGGCGCGGGCGCGCGGTCACGCCTTACCCGCCCGCTTGTAAAAGGGGAGCTTGACCACCTTCGCCGGAATTTTCTTCCCGCGGATATCCACCTCAAACGTGGCGCCTTCCACTGCCGCCGCCGTGGGCAGGTAGCAGGTGCCAATGGGAATGCCGAGTGTTGGGCTCATGGTGCCGCTGCACACGTCGCCGATCTGCACGCCACCGTAGACCACGCCATAGCCGTGACGCGGAAACGCGCGCTCCTCGAAGGTGAACCCCACCAACTTGCGGTCGGTACCTTCCTCATGCTGGCGCACCAGCACGTCCTTGCCCAGGAAGGGCTCGCTCTTCCCGAGCTTGACCAGCCAGTTGAGACCGGCTTCGAGGGGCGTGGTACGATCGTCGAGTTCGTTGCCGTACAGGCACATGCCTGCTTCCAATCGCAGCGAATCGCGGCATCCCAGTCCGGCCGGCGTGACGCCACCCACCGCCATGACGGCATTCCACACGTGCGCCGCCTTGGCCTGATCGAAGTAGAGCTCAAAACCCAGTTCGCCGGTGTACCCCGTACGCGAAATGATGCACGGGACACCCGCGACATTCCCCTCGGTGAACCAGTAGTACTTGATCCCATCCAACGGCCCATCAGCGAGCGACGCCACAATCGCCGGCGCATTCGGCCCTTGAATCGCAATCAGTGCCGTGTCGTCGGAGATGTCGGTCATCGTGCAATCGAAGCGGCCGATATTGGCCTGCAAATGCGCGAGGTCCTTGTCGCGGTTGCTGGCGTTGATGACCAGCATGAGATGATCGGCAAAACGATAGACCAGCAGATCATCCACGATGGTGCCGTCCTCGCGCAGCAGTGTGCTGTACTGCACCTGCCCCACGGCCAGCGCGGCGACGTCGTTGCTCGTGACGGACGAGACAAAGCGAATGGCGTCCGGTCCGCGAACGATGACCTCACCCATGTGCGACACATCAAACATGCCGCACGTCTCGCGCACGGCCTTGTGCTCGACCGTGATGCCGGTGGGATACTGCACCGGCATTTCATAGCCGGCAAACGGGACGATCTTGGCGCCAAGGGCGACGTGAACGTCGTGGAGCGGCGTGCGCTTGAGCGCGCCGGATTGGTCAGCAGTCATGGGCAGGAAAGAAGCAGGGCGCACCCGACATGAGTGCGCCCTGTAACATGCCCGTTTTGGCAGGAGTGTGCCAGCCATTGCGGCAGCACGCCTCAGCGCATTTCCGGCAAACTAGCCGATGACCGCCATGACCTCTTCGGCGTGCCCGGCCGGCTTCACCTTTTCAAAGACCTTGGCAATCCGCCCTTCCGGATCGATAACGAAGGTGGTGCGCTCCACGCCCATGTACTTGCGGCCGTACATGGACTTCTCCTTCCAGATGTCATAGGCCTGCAGCGCCACCTTCTCCTCGTCGGCAACCAGGGTAAAGGGCAACTCGTACTTGGCCTTGAACTTGACATGCGACTTCACCGGATCGGGGCTGATTCCGAGAATGATCGCCTTGCCCTTCTTGAACTTCGGGAAGAGGTCACGGAATTCGCAGGCTTCGGTAGTGCATCCCGACGTATCGTCCTTGGGGTAGGCGTACAGCACCACCCACTGGCCACGCAGCGAGGACAGGGTCAGCAGCTCGCCCGTATCGGTGGGGAGCGTGAAATCGGGGGCCGGCTGGCCAGCAGAGATGGGCATGTGGGGTCGCAGAATGTCGGGGGAACGTTAGAGCGGCACGTTGCCCATAAGCGCGGCCATAATGGCCTTCTGGATGTGGAGCCGGTTCTCGGCTTCATCCCAGACCACGCTCTGGGGTCCGTCGATCACTTCGGCGGTGACTTCCTCGCCGCGGTGCGCCGGGAGACAGTGCAGGAAGATGGCGTGCGCATGCGCGTGGGCCATGAGCTCGCCATCCACCTGATACAAGGCAAACGCGAGCGCCCGCTTGGCCTGTTCCTCTTCCTGCCCCATGGAGGCCCAGACGTCAGTGGTGACCACATCGGCGTTGGCCACTGCCTCGCGCGGGTCGCGCAAGAGCTGCACATCGGCGCCGCGCTCAGCAGCGTCGGCGAGAAACGCCTCGTCCGGGTCGTACCCTTCCGGGCAGGCCACCCGAAGCGCAAAGCCCAGATGCGTGGCCGCCTCTATCCATGAATTGGCCATGTTATTGCCGTCGCCAATCCAGGCCACGGTCTTGCCCCGGATGTCCCCCAGATGCTGCTGCACGGTGAGAATGTCGGCCATCACCTGGCACGGGTGCGACAGGTCCGTGAGGCCGTTGATGATGGGAATGCTGGCGTACTCCGCGAGCTCCACCACGTCCTGGTGCGCAAACGTCCGGATCATGATGCCGTTCACATAGCGTGACAGTACGCGGGCGGTATCGGGGATGGGCTCACCTCGCCCAAGCTGCACATCGCGGGGAGACAGGAAGTGGGCCGTGCCCCCGAGCTGGTTGGCGCCCACTTCGAAGGACATGCGCGTCCGCGTAGACGACTTCATGAAGATCATCGCCAGCGCCTTCCCCGCCAAAGGGCGGTCGGTATAGGCGCCCGTTCGCATCCGTTCAGCCAGGTCAAGCAGGGCAAACGTTTCGGCCGGCGAGAAGTCGGCGATGTTGAGAAAGTCGCGGTGCGGGCGCTCGGCCCCTGACGGTGCGTGCATGACGATGCGGCCCAGGCTGGGGAGCGTATGGAGCTGTCCCCGGTGGGAAAGCAGACGGCGCGACCGGAGGGCCGCGCCGAGCGAAGGCGGCAATTTATGCGGTGACGGATGCCAGGGGAACAGCGGCCTCGACGCTTGGCAGCCAAATCTCGAACCTTGTGCCTTTGCCCGGCTCGGACTCCACCACTACATCACCACCGGCGCGAGCCACAATGCCGAGAACCGTCGCAAGCCCGAGCCCGGTTCCGCGGTCCGGGGACTTAGTACTGAAAAATGGTTCGAAGACGTACGGGAGCACCTCAGCAGGAATGCCACTGCCAAAGTCTTCGACGGCGACACAGATCCATTCGGCCGACGAGCCGCCATTGCCACCATGTGAGGATGCCCCACGTGCCGCCAGGATACCGGCCTTTGGCGTGGGCCACACGCGTAACGACAGTTCGATACGACCGTTTGGCCGACTGGCGTCCCGCGCGTTCACCACAAGGTTGAGCATGAGCTGGTCGTAATTCACGCGATCCATACGCACAAACGTTGGTATCGCCCCCACCTCCAGCCGAAGCGTCATGTCACCGGCAAGCCGCTGAAGCATTGACTCCAGTTCGAGCAAATGGGCATTTACCTCAAAAATGTCATTCGATACGGGCTGCTGGCGGGAGAAGGTGAGCAGCTGCTTTACCAAACCCCGCCCACGTTCGGCCGCATTGCTGAGCGACTCGATATCCTCGCGTTGACTGGTAGTGATGGCTTCGTCACGCAGGTTATCGGCTGTGACCATGACGACCGCGAGCACGTTGTTGAAGTCATGCGCCACACCGCTCGCCAGTCGACCGAGTGACTCAAGGCGCTGCCCCTGCTGACGAGATTGCTCGGCACGACGCAGTTCCTCACTCTGACGGTGCACGACCTCCTGCTCTTCGGCGGCCATGGCAATGAGCGAGGCCACACCGAGGGTCATGAGCCCCAGCAAGTTGAAGAGAATCGCGGAGGCGACGGCCAAGGCGGAGAGTTCCGGTTGACCGAAGCGAAATCCGAGCGCGAGCTCGAGTAGCCCGCGGGCGGCAAGCGCCGAGAGCCCGAGGGCGAGGAGAAGGGCGGACAGGCGGTTCTGCGTCGCGGTGCGCCAATGGACGATCGCGAATGCTGCGGGGGCGATGAACACAGCGGCATGCAGCGAACGGCTGAGGAGCACCGGTACCAGTCGCACCTCGGGCCACCACGTGAGTGCCGTCCAGACCCCCAGTCCGTGCACGAGGAGCACTCCCAACCCGACACCAACGGAAGCGCGGACAACCGAGGACGTACCTTCGTCGCGAGATAGCCGCCGTACCGACTCGTTCGCAAACGGCACCGCCGCTGCATGCAAGGCCACCACCACCGTGGTGAGGCTCAGCGAAAGCACGCGATCGCGCCACACAGCGCCACTCCATGACGAAAAGACGTTCACGGCGGCGGCAGCGGCAAACATGGCCCAGTAGCCCGCAAGGACGCGCATGGCCGGCCGCCGATGGGTGAGCCAAACACCCGTAACGGCGAGGGCGAACGCGAACATCACGGCGGTTTGAATAAGCGTCGCGCCGAGATTGATCTTGTCGAACGAGGACAGGTCGTCGAAG contains the following coding sequences:
- a CDS encoding sigma-54 interaction domain-containing protein, with the protein product MTARPRPVGRRSGAEDRAAGVVAILMTDVEPAVRLNAALEAQGITTVTISPMDDVRGDLRRAQPLVLVLTGALLDGANVALVRQLLWDNVAVIGFTDVADPLMMERLREIGYAETWPKPAVIDDVVDSIRRRLERYALAADTGLIGESAAIREVLVKIEQIAPVTSTVLIEGESGTGKELVARAVHRLSPRRGKPFIAVNVGALPETLLESELFGHEKGSFTGAAERRLGRFELADTGTLFLDEIGEVPSSTQVKLLRVLEEREVTRVGGVQTIPVDVRVVAATNRPLREHVDEGQFRADLFYRLNVLSVYLPPLRERKEDIPLLVRKFVTEFSAMHDREFHGISGDALDLLVEYPWPGNVRELRNLVESMVVLAHGREIVSDDIPRAIRDAGGRRLLPVHVGPMVQGSERAQGRELEFIVRSLVELKLQVEELRRRMDVETRPAPTGAWVGDVRPAPAPVSGLTEVLPTNGFGMVRGIEPRDDSPPATVITLGPGMTMSQIERMAIQAALRDTGGNRRKAADLLGIGERTLYRKLREYEGEEFADADGSGEET
- the argF gene encoding ornithine carbamoyltransferase, whose amino-acid sequence is MHAPSGAERPHRDFLNIADFSPAETFALLDLAERMRTGAYTDRPLAGKALAMIFMKSSTRTRMSFEVGANQLGGTAHFLSPRDVQLGRGEPIPDTARVLSRYVNGIMIRTFAHQDVVELAEYASIPIINGLTDLSHPCQVMADILTVQQHLGDIRGKTVAWIGDGNNMANSWIEAATHLGFALRVACPEGYDPDEAFLADAAERGADVQLLRDPREAVANADVVTTDVWASMGQEEEQAKRALAFALYQVDGELMAHAHAHAIFLHCLPAHRGEEVTAEVIDGPQSVVWDEAENRLHIQKAIMAALMGNVPL
- a CDS encoding peroxiredoxin, with product MPISAGQPAPDFTLPTDTGELLTLSSLRGQWVVLYAYPKDDTSGCTTEACEFRDLFPKFKKGKAIILGISPDPVKSHVKFKAKYELPFTLVADEEKVALQAYDIWKEKSMYGRKYMGVERTTFVIDPEGRIAKVFEKVKPAGHAEEVMAVIG
- a CDS encoding sensor histidine kinase, with protein sequence MPVRFDDLSSFDKINLGATLIQTAVMFAFALAVTGVWLTHRRPAMRVLAGYWAMFAAAAAVNVFSSWSGAVWRDRVLSLSLTTVVVALHAAAVPFANESVRRLSRDEGTSSVVRASVGVGLGVLLVHGLGVWTALTWWPEVRLVPVLLSRSLHAAVFIAPAAFAIVHWRTATQNRLSALLLALGLSALAARGLLELALGFRFGQPELSALAVASAILFNLLGLMTLGVASLIAMAAEEQEVVHRQSEELRRAEQSRQQGQRLESLGRLASGVAHDFNNVLAVVMVTADNLRDEAITTSQREDIESLSNAAERGRGLVKQLLTFSRQQPVSNDIFEVNAHLLELESMLQRLAGDMTLRLEVGAIPTFVRMDRVNYDQLMLNLVVNARDASRPNGRIELSLRVWPTPKAGILAARGASSHGGNGGSSAEWICVAVEDFGSGIPAEVLPYVFEPFFSTKSPDRGTGLGLATVLGIVARAGGDVVVESEPGKGTRFEIWLPSVEAAVPLASVTA
- the gcvT gene encoding glycine cleavage system aminomethyltransferase GcvT, with protein sequence MTADQSGALKRTPLHDVHVALGAKIVPFAGYEMPVQYPTGITVEHKAVRETCGMFDVSHMGEVIVRGPDAIRFVSSVTSNDVAALAVGQVQYSTLLREDGTIVDDLLVYRFADHLMLVINASNRDKDLAHLQANIGRFDCTMTDISDDTALIAIQGPNAPAIVASLADGPLDGIKYYWFTEGNVAGVPCIISRTGYTGELGFELYFDQAKAAHVWNAVMAVGGVTPAGLGCRDSLRLEAGMCLYGNELDDRTTPLEAGLNWLVKLGKSEPFLGKDVLVRQHEEGTDRKLVGFTFEERAFPRHGYGVVYGGVQIGDVCSGTMSPTLGIPIGTCYLPTAAAVEGATFEVDIRGKKIPAKVVKLPFYKRAGKA